In Eucalyptus grandis mitochondrion, complete genome, a single genomic region encodes these proteins:
- the rps13 gene encoding ribosomal protein S13 (rps13), whose protein sequence is MSYISGARSVDDEQVRIASTKIDGIGPKKAIQVRYRLGISGNIKIKELTKYQIDQIEQMIGQDHVVHWELKRGERADIERLISISCYRGIRHQDGSPLRGQRTHTNARTCRKRIRK, encoded by the coding sequence ATGTCATATATATCAGGAGCTAGATCAGTTGACGATGAACAAGTAAGAATTGCCTCAACAAAAATTGATGGAATTGGACCTAAAAAAGCCATTCAGGTTCGTTATCGATTAGGTATCAGTGGGAACATAAAGATAAAAGAGTTAACTAAGTATCAGATCGACCAAATTGAACAAATGATAGGTCAAGATCATGTTGTTCATTGGGAATTGAAGAGGGGAGAACGAGCAGACATCGAACGATTAATTTCTATTTCTTGTTATCGAGGAATTCGTCATCAAGATGGATCGCCCTTACGCGGTCAACGAACTCATACTAATGCTAGGACTTGTCGCAAGCGAATTCGGAAATGA